Part of the Vigna unguiculata cultivar IT97K-499-35 chromosome 3, ASM411807v1, whole genome shotgun sequence genome, TTACGTCTGATTGTACAGTAACAAACGTAAATTTATGTGTGATACACAATGTCACACGTAAAGTTTTATGCATgattttttgacaattttatgTCTGGTTAGAGTCCACCGCACGTAACTTCACGTCTGTTCTCTTGGGTCAGACGTAAATTCATGTTTGGTTTTTAGTCAGACGTAAATTTATGACTATCGTTACTACATTTGACCTAAACCAAATGAGAAAAGCAAAAAGTGTCAGAcgtaaaagattttttttttttgtgttaatgtAGTATATGTGCAAAGAGAATACAAGGTGTGGGAATGAGCTAGGGGAGGGAGACAAGGGTTGAAAAATTGTTATGTTCCAAGGAGAATGATGAACTTCCCCGATGTGTTTGCTGTTAAGAATCCTAAGGAGTATTTTATGGTTTTCATATATATGGGTATTTAgggaatttcaaaaatataaatagtgaaaattatattaaaattaaattaaattaattaattataaaaaaatataatttaattgaattcactattataattattataaatatttttgttatattaattattattattgttcttgtttttctcattaatattattattattttattagtgtcCTTCTCTTTGATTTCCACGATTGTCATCAATGACAAACATCTATAAGAGCACCAGCAGACTACATCTTCATCCCATATCACCAAACAATCCACGAGGACATCATTAAGTTACACCACTAGAAACAAAGTTTggattttttacttattttttcttgttctgTTGTGTCCTTAAAATACATCGATGACCactaattttaaagtttaaaaatatattaaaattatctttgaaGTACTAAATGATATGTTTTTAATGCttagtgaaaaataataaaagaaaacccaacAAGAAAACTAGACAGAGCATGAGACAAGAACACTAGAGACCATAAGGCCCACTTCCACCACACAGtgttatttcaaattaaagtGAGGTCATTTTTGTCATTCACATGAGTTTTACAATACATCCCTTCATATCCGAGCCTCTATGCTTTCATGGTTTGTTCCTTCCTCCAGGAAACCCGCGTATGCAAATTAGTCCCAAATTACCCGAAACAAACATGGGACAAACTCACACATCTTCACATTCATGCTTTAAGAGTGCATCCACCGAAACAATGTCAAAGTGATGAAATGACCAGTTtgcttttgttttattcttttcatcAGAATCATCACCGTCCTTTTTCTACACTAGTCATGCACCCCTTTACAAGTTTGTGAATTGAGTTCCATTTCTTGTGATTCCTCCATACTAAATTTATAAACACAAAGTGATGTCCAAAGCCCAAATTTGATGACTTGATAAAATTGGACTCGCATGAAAATATTCATTACGTGAGTCATAtccaaatcatattttaatgataataaaagaaattacatcaataacaaacaaaagaaaattctaACAATTATTCATTCTACCACTTTTTGcaataagaaaatgaagatttttCCTTCCATGGAAGCTGATAGATAAATTTGGGCTTCCTTTTTGGTTTTTGTAATTGTGAAGTTCTGTACTCTTTGTTGATCAAACAATTGAGAGAGTGATACGCGGTTGGCTTATTCTTTGTTTTTCCAATGCATTGTGAATGTGAAATGAATGTGTACACCCAAAACGTAGCATTGTGTGAAAGCATGGTCCATTCACAACCAACTTTTGCCAAAACTCACATGAGGGAAATACAAACCCATAATTCGTCATAGTTTAATTTCCCATCCCAACTCACCGTGAGAAAGAGATTAACTATTGCCAATTACTTCATCAACCACAATGATTATAATTAGTTTGGATTTGAGTGGGAAGATTCGTCCTAATCTTCACTAATTCATCCAAATCAAATCTTCAACGTGTTTGCACAAAGTTCGACGCATGTTTATAAAACAAGAAACGTAtattgaaaattcaatttatattgtttttgccAAAGAACATCTTGAAGTAAGGACGTATTAATTAATCGAATAAAGCATATACGGAAGcgagattttaataatttaaagataatattaattattgcttaatataatattgtttatggtaggaattttttttataggaatTGTTGAATCAAGCCTGTGCTTactactagaaaaaaaaattataggataGTTAATGTTATTTGCAATCATCTTTTTCTGAACAATTATTcattaagaattaaatttataatcttgATTATAATAGCAATTATTTGATTGTGTGTCTACCACTAGATCAATCGTGATAGATTTTAGTCATGATGACAAAACTCTTCATACTTAAGAGAGTAAGAGAGTAAAAAagcaaaattcaaaattcaaatctgACTCGATCCACTTAATTTTCATTACATGATGATTAATGTCATCtacaaccaaaaacaaaaaaaacataaatataagaTAATCCGTTGTACCATTTTGACATTTCCAACAAAGAAATATTCGATGCATATATTCTtttcaatgaataattaaacatttaatattatcaatatattagtttttatgaattgattttcaaCCATcataaggtttttttttttttttcacaatacatgcctgaacaaatatttttccgaataagtatttatttaccAAAAAGTAGAGatcaatattcttttattaatttgtaaaaacaaCTCATCAATTTTCGGAAGATTGATACAAATTCATTAACAGGTAGGTAACAACTCCCACTTTCCCTATTTTTAACGGGGTTACGTGTACTCAACGCGGAACCAGATAGACTGCTAGAATTATAAAACAAGtggaatgaaatgaaataaacaatTGCAGTTTGaataacataaaagaaaagcacattcttttttattttttatttctatagaCATTGGTTTTGATTTTTGTTGTGGAGAGAGGGAAGCAGAAGGAGACAAGAGAAAGGTGAAAATAAGGTTGGTGTAAGGTTACGTGTATCTTTTGAAGTAGTGTCACCCCATCAAGAATAAGATCACTCAAATCAGCAACGGAACTGGGGCTTCTTCAttcttctgttcatcttctGGTGCCACAATCTCAGCCATAGATAACAGATTGTTACGCCACAAAAACCTTGTAacaaagaacaacaacaacCGAGAAGAACCGTCATCACTGAATTAAGGATGTTGGAAGGCAGAGCTTTGGTGAAAGAAACAGACATGTCACCCAAGATGCAGATCCATGCCATGGCCTGTGCTTCTCACGCCCTTGATCTCTACGATGTTTCTGATTGCATTTCTGTTGCTGCCCATATCAAGAAGGTGCCTCTCTTTCatctttctttctatttttctcattttctcttctCCAATCTTTATATGGTGTTGTTTTGTATTGAGTATGTGTTTGTGGCGTTCGATTTTTCAGGAATTTGATAGTGTGTATGGGAATGGGTGGCAATGTGTGGTGGGATCGAGTTTTGGGTGCTATTTCACTCATTCATCAGGGACTTTCATCTATTTTGCTCTGGAGActcttaattttcttatctttAAGGGGACATCTTCGTGATTTATGCTGTGTGTGTACAATCTGAGATAGAATCCAGGGTTTGGTTATGAGAGAAGGATAGGTTTTTGATTCTTCATCTGATTGTGGTTCCATGCATTAGCAGAGAATGTTTGAGATGTGAGAGCATGGAAGAAACTATGTATGATGGATGACTCATGATGACATGTCTCCATCATCTTGCCTCTTAAATCGATCATTCGGGATTCTCCTATGTAAATGCGTGTATCGGTCCAACTATGATTAAGATGCTGTCTCTGCTTTATgtaaaataaacacataaatAAAACTGTGTCGCCTTTTTTcgtttctctttttcttcttccagggatgtctaatatttaaaaagtagataaagatataactataaaataataatattatctttaatatataaacaaacagAGACAaagttacttttaaatttttttttaaaggagtactgttaaaaataatttaatttaaatatattttcagtgTAATTTAGAAAACACATAGACGCCAACTAGTAAAAATCACAATATTGTGGcttataatgttattttattacttaatatttaataaaaataaaaaacttaggATAcaaaaccattttttatttggtgTAGGTGTGGGAGAGTGTTTATGTTTTAAAAGAGTGTCCGTCTAtttctcttttcaaaatttaatctaAAACTTAATCGATCACTAAATATCTAACAACCATCTTTCTAATAGAAATGTTGTCATACTAATTCGCAAAACTGAtacttgaaaattaaaaaaaaaaatagcaaataaGAATGTAAAGAGAAATGAAAAGTTTTTGAAaggaacaaaaaatattaaaattatacaatattttttccgAAGTATTTgagtaaaaatgaaattaagctAATAAATTGATTACAAGGTCCTCAATTAATCCAGTTATAATCAGGTTCTCTATTTTATTGACAACCAGTTGAGCCTCATCTGCACAAAAGCCTGTTCTCCAACCACTTTCCCACGTTCCATTTATCTCTCCGTTGCACTTCATGTCTTTTTCCATCATTGCAAATGTGTCATTATTGTACGAAAAATCTTCCTCTCCACGATCATAATCTTCTCTGTAAAATTTCAGATTCTCAATGCCATCACAGATTTCTTCCACCAACCTGCATAAGGAGATGCGTAATCTTGAGTTTTCAAGACTTTTACGTTCGGTCAGTTCGTAAGCGCAATCCAAGTAAAGCCTCATGTTGGCCATGCTGCAAACAGTTTCATCTTTTTTTAGGGTGTTGGGACGATCCACATCAAGATTGAAGAGCTTCTTTGCGTGTCCTATGAATGATGGACTCGTTAGAAGAAAATGTTTCAGCTCTGTCCCTTCTCTGTCAGCGTCGATGCTATAAGCATTGATACCATCATTTTTATGTTCAGATTTGAGCAGCGTAATGAGATCATCCCCCGAAGAACTCTTCCTCAGCTTGCATTTTTCTGTTGTGTCAAAAAGAGACAAATAAGTTACACAAAGACACAGAATGAAAATGCATGTTATGTGATGAAGTTCTCGATCTATTCCTAGTTGTAAGCTTAGGATAACATAATACAAAGCAATGACTGAATTAAGTTGTCATAATAGAACTATTATTTCCGACAGAACTTTCTAGGTTAGAAATATCAATGATCCAATAAAATATAGATGGAGGAATGCTCTTTTTTGGACACCATTTGTTCGGTGAGGAAGGAaacttcaaataattattttgatggagACGGACCAAGACAACTAGAAAGAGACAAAAAAAGCCCTGTAGAAATCTACAAGAATTCAAGGTAGCAGTACAACTTTTGGTTTTCATcagaaattagaaaatatagtaACTTGCTTGTATATTGTTCAAGAAATTAAGAAGGCATGCTACTTCCATATATTTGATAAGCATAAACATATATACGATGCATCcataaaaaatgcatttttagtttcatttttagGTTGAAAAACTTACCTCCAATCTTATTTGTGAAGGCATCTGCTTCACACACCATCGAGAGCTCATCTTCTAGTCTAGTGGAGATTCTAATCTCggggtaatttttcttcttttctctctgcCTGATTTGTTCAACCTATGCATAAGAATTGTAAATTCAGACTTAGATTGAAAGTTTCACTTCATTCTCTGGTTAACATATATGCACAGAATAAAAggtgctgataaaaaaaaaacagaataaaaCGTAAACTTACAGTTAGTTTAGCTGGTTCTGGCTCTGCAACAGTGCTTTGTTCTTTCATCTGATTCTTTCTACCTGTTAAGGAATCTATCACGGAATTAACCTTTTTATTGTCAACATTAACATCCTTGGAATTCGTAGTTTTTTTGTTGTCTGAACCTCTGCTCTTTAGGCAGGAAATCTCATTCTTGTCGATTCTGGATCCACTTTTCAGCTTGCTCAATTTTGTGGAGGGGATTTCTCGTTTGTACTGATGTTCTGCCACAATTGTAGGTTGTGAGATATCCTTTTCTGTCTGTTTTCTACTAATGGGCCGTACCTTCCATTTTCTATCAATTGTCTCATTTACATGTGATGTGTGACCAATGTGACAGTATAGTTTTACCTTACCCGCATATTCTTCAACAGGAATGCTTCCTTTTGCATCCTCTTTGAGAAAATTAGGTCCTTCCTCTTTCTTAAGCCGTTTCCTCATACccttttccatttcttttcccATGTTGGTGGAACTGGAACCTTTTCTATGTTTGATAGTTTTGGAAGAGAGTATTTCTCTTCTCAGTTTTGTCAACTCTTTTGGAAGAACTGGAACATAGGCTCTTTTTTCTGATTGCTGGTATATTGTACATTGAGGTTCCGTAAGTGAAATGTGAGATAAATCAACAAACTGCTTGGAACTGGTGTCATTGAAATGATGATGAACATGTTTGACAAAATTCTCCTTAGAAATACCTTTGAAATGCATTGTGTCAAGAGTTTCCCTCACGGGTTTTAGTTCTGGATTAACCTTCTCAGCTGTAGAATCATTGTTTCTGACCTTTGACATATCTATCTCACCACCCAACAGTTTTTGCTTAGCAGCTGGAAATGATTTTGAGGGACCTTCTTCTAAACCCATCAGCTTGAAAACTAGGCTAGGTCCTCTTTCAATCTTTGAAGCTATTACTGATAAAGAAGGATCAGAAAGGGTGTCAGTCTTGACCCCAGAACATTGGCTTGTGCTTATATGAAAAGTTTCTGAACCTGAATGAAATCCTTCAGAGGTCTTTGGAAACATATTTTGCCTAACCAAACTCTCCTTAATCACCTTCTTAAGTTCCTCTTTGCAGTTACTTGAAGAACCACCGGCAGAAAGCTGTGGTCTTTGAAACCCCTTTGTATTACTTTGTTCCCCTAATGGATTAGCCTCTCTTCTACCAATCTTGTTTCCATCAATTCTGTCTCTTTCTGGTTTCTCAGTCTGTTTTCTCCCAAAAGAAGGTGTATGTTGTGCGGCATCCTCTTGCAACTTGCGAAGCATGCTTAGAGAATCTTGCAGACCAATAGTCCCTTTTAAAATACCTTTTGCAATATCTTCGGACTTTCCTTCACATATAATATCTCTAGACCATGAATCTAGCATATGATCCTTTCCGAAGACCTGTGTGAGCTGCAAAGATGATGGACCAACTAGATTTCCATCACATTCTTCGGCGACCTTCTTCTCCTCTTTGTATCTTTTGTTGATCAAGGATGTTTCCATTATTTCACTTGTCTCTTGCATTTTTGTCTTGTCCTTCACTTTGTGAGAACGAGTTCTGTATTTCCTGATTGTCCCACATCCTACAACTCCTTTTGGATCATCACATCTCAGAAATGATCTATACATGACTTAATCCTTGTTTTCTGTCACATAAATTTCATCAACAGACTGAATTTGTTTATATTCTAAAACACTCAACAATTCTAATAGTTTTTTGCAGAATACTTACATGGTCCAGTCCCCTTCAATTTCACTGTTTTATAGAGAATGTATCATACTTGTTTGTCACTTTGTCCCACTGAAACATCTGCAATTAAGCATTCAATTAGGCACTTAAATAATCAGTCCCCATCAACAATGTCATCCACAATGAACATACATCAAAGAAACATCAgcaaaggtaaaaaaaaaaaaaatggtcgGTATCGTAACATTTAAGACTGAACTGTAGACTAAGTTATATATCCTACTTTATTCTCGTACTAACCATTTGTAGACAGAGAGAGTTGATATGAGTTAATCACCACAGAACTCATAAGGGATATAGTAcatagattttataaaaaaacaatcaaaataGCCAAATTGAAGGGGGAAAGAAAATGGTAACGCCCGCTGAAGATTTCTCAGCCAAAACACAAACCCCCTTTTTCTTGATATACTCGTTATTCTTCATCCTCGGAGTTGATGCAACCTTACATTCCCATGTTTGCTTTCTTTTTCGAGAAAAAATGAACGAAACAAGAACTCACATGCGACATAGAAACAAAATTGCAACATAAAGCTCAAAAGCGCAAAAAGGAGTTACGGTTTCATGCATACCTACCCTTTTCTTGCCATTAATCCCAAACGAAGTCGTGAGATGTCAGAATCAGCAGAACAAACAAGATAGCATAACCCAGACGAGGAAGAAatgatgaaaacataaaaaagatgtTGTGTTGTTATGCGAATGAGGAACGACGGGGATGAAGTCCTACCTAGTCCTATAGGAGAAACTCATAGGGTAACACACGCGTATGATGGATGGATACATATTTAACATAACGAAAGTGTTTGCGTCACTTTCCAAAACACGGTTGTGAGCAGAAGAGGTAGAGTATAGTTGCTTACTTGCTTTATTTATTGGGATCAATTAAAGATTATGAATGCAATAAATGAGAGATAATGGTTTTGGTCTAAGACATGTTGCAGCAGAGTACAAGGAAACATAATTGTGTCAGTTACACACCGAATGGAAAGTGGGAACTGGCACTGCACTCTATAGTTGGTGAAGCCACAAAAATCAGTTCAAAACATTAGTACTGattccctttttcttttctatgcAAGACTTCTGCAATGAATGATCATTAAAGAATGTGTTTACTTTTCATGTGGTGTGATTGAACACTTGCATCACATTTCTCATCTCACTTAATTGTGATTCATTTGGCTAATCAATGATATGCTATAGGTAAATGATTCTTACTTCCTCGCATGAAGAAAGAAAGGTTAGGCCAAGTCAACTTTAAtcagtgtaatttttttttaattttgagataaaaataatttagagtaTATATTTAAGTgcaaatttatacaattattttgtagaattaagttaaagttaaaattttaaaatgttattagttattattaaaaagaattttaacaaatttttgttgAATATATAACTAATCAGTGATTAGAGAtcagattaatttaaaatatatataatgcaaATTTCAACTTACATACTTAATTTATTAGAGTCGAATTGTggttaaaatttactttttagcataaatgaaaatgtaaaaaaataaataatgatctatgttcttttacattttctttcGCCATAACTAACGTTAATTGAATACCAAAGTTtacataatactttttatttagaGAACGGAAACAGTTACATCGGTTGACATATACtgtctattttatatttatatatatatatataaacagttatgtattttttaccaaaaaaattatgtagAGTTGAGTCCATTTCTTTTTACATTTcagttatttaataaaataatactttttatttgtcactttttaaatttcaaataacataattttgttctagggatatttttaatttaattaatgtgaAGATAGAACAAGATTAATTTGTATAACATCGGAAAAggtaattattcataatatattaaaataaaaataactgaaagatatataataaataattcatttaaagtTATACTGAACAAAATTGTACGTTTTCCTTGGTTTACATAAAAAAGTGTTAAACAACTCTcatgaaaacaaattattaattactattgTAGATACAGAATAAaagcaatatttttttagaaattaataaataaatatatatatatatatatatatatatattaaattgcataaatatgtattattgaaatactttttattttatgaattttaaaataatacacacgtacacacacgcgagtatatatatatatatatatatatatatatatatatatatatatatatatatatatgtatatatatatattttttttctttttttttaaaagtaccaattatttctattatttttaattttaaaatttatttctttttgataaagattttcttaaaatatttttattagatttattaattattaaaatattaaaaaaaattaaatattcacgtatatattctttaataaattaaatttacatttgtaaattttgtatatattaaaagaaaacataacgAGTTAtgaaaagtaacaaatatatttttaattcattaatctaattatttaaaattatataaaaataaaaaattgattatataaaaatttaaaattactaatcaaaatattaaaatcaatttaaaataaaaaatctgtttatataattattttttaaaaaaaagaaaaaattaaaataatagaataagaAAGAGATTGAAAACATAGAGGAAGAAATCGTATATATTACTTCtatccaaattaaaaataaacaaaatattgaaatcatgtattttaaatataatttttacaccTTGCTCTTCATTAATCTAAAATCATGTTTAAGAAGTATgaactcattttatttattaaaggttaactaaataattagataatgtAAATCTTTGATTTTCAAGGTAGGTTGTTATTGTGCATTAGGATAACTTGTACATTTTGAGTTAAACACTTAGGTATAGGGTCATTAGTGATGCTCTTCTTGTATATCTTTGGTCTCTCACTTCAAACTAGTATTTtgacaccattttttttttactatttgatactatttttcataattattt contains:
- the LOC114176703 gene encoding dynein light chain 1, cytoplasmic-like; translated protein: MLEGRALVKETDMSPKMQIHAMACASHALDLYDVSDCISVAAHIKKEFDSVYGNGWQCVVGSSFGCYFTHSSGTFIYFALETLNFLIFKGTSS
- the LOC114176718 gene encoding uncharacterized protein LOC114176718, with amino-acid sequence MYRSFLRCDDPKGVVGCGTIRKYRTRSHKVKDKTKMQETSEIMETSLINKRYKEEKKVAEECDGNLVGPSSLQLTQVFGKDHMLDSWSRDIICEGKSEDIAKGILKGTIGLQDSLSMLRKLQEDAAQHTPSFGRKQTEKPERDRIDGNKIGRREANPLGEQSNTKGFQRPQLSAGGSSSNCKEELKKVIKESLVRQNMFPKTSEGFHSGSETFHISTSQCSGVKTDTLSDPSLSVIASKIERGPSLVFKLMGLEEGPSKSFPAAKQKLLGGEIDMSKVRNNDSTAEKVNPELKPVRETLDTMHFKGISKENFVKHVHHHFNDTSSKQFVDLSHISLTEPQCTIYQQSEKRAYVPVLPKELTKLRREILSSKTIKHRKGSSSTNMGKEMEKGMRKRLKKEEGPNFLKEDAKGSIPVEEYAGKVKLYCHIGHTSHVNETIDRKWKVRPISRKQTEKDISQPTIVAEHQYKREIPSTKLSKLKSGSRIDKNEISCLKSRGSDNKKTTNSKDVNVDNKKVNSVIDSLTGRKNQMKEQSTVAEPEPAKLTVEQIRQREKKKNYPEIRISTRLEDELSMVCEADAFTNKIGEKCKLRKSSSGDDLITLLKSEHKNDGINAYSIDADREGTELKHFLLTSPSFIGHAKKLFNLDVDRPNTLKKDETVCSMANMRLYLDCAYELTERKSLENSRLRISLCRLVEEICDGIENLKFYREDYDRGEEDFSYNNDTFAMMEKDMKCNGEINGTWESGWRTGFCADEAQLVVNKIENLIITGLIEDLVINLLA